The Planococcus donghaensis genome contains a region encoding:
- the comGB gene encoding competence type IV pilus assembly protein ComGB, whose translation MRLSLPIRTDKIRLRDREQFLTRLAVLMKEGYLLPVALNLLLPMHTSKLEVALVGITAILKEGGNAAEILKFLGFKEHVLFPVEIAESHGRLAESIDSIGNSFARTERVQKKLKNILIYPVSLLIFTSILFLFFRTSYVPNLTEMMNSMQSGEETSGVPAYLLSLPDFFIAIFASVALSVFVFGQLLKQQAVERQITWLLSIPIIRRFMKLYWSHLLARELGTLLHSGISMQESLDLLQRQNYHKTIQFMARMSHEELMMGQSFSRSLEHVAFVSKDMPAFVQHGEMTGYLGKELILYSEVLMEQIEQQTQQLLRIIQPSFFIIIAICIIGAYLAILMPMYNLVHTI comes from the coding sequence GTGACCGTGAACAATTTCTGACGCGCTTAGCGGTGTTGATGAAAGAAGGTTATTTATTGCCAGTGGCGTTGAATTTATTATTACCAATGCATACATCGAAGCTAGAAGTAGCTTTGGTTGGCATCACGGCTATTTTAAAAGAAGGAGGCAATGCAGCGGAAATCCTGAAGTTTTTAGGGTTTAAAGAGCATGTGTTATTTCCGGTTGAAATTGCTGAATCTCACGGCAGATTGGCAGAATCGATTGATAGCATTGGCAACAGTTTTGCGCGGACCGAACGCGTGCAAAAAAAATTAAAGAATATATTGATATACCCAGTTTCTTTGTTAATTTTCACTTCCATCTTATTTTTGTTTTTTCGCACAAGCTATGTGCCGAATTTAACGGAAATGATGAATTCGATGCAAAGCGGAGAAGAAACTTCCGGGGTGCCAGCTTATTTATTGAGTTTGCCAGATTTTTTTATCGCAATTTTTGCAAGTGTCGCCTTGTCGGTATTTGTATTCGGTCAGTTATTAAAACAACAAGCAGTCGAGCGACAAATCACGTGGCTTTTATCAATTCCAATTATTCGCCGTTTTATGAAACTATACTGGTCGCATTTATTGGCGCGTGAACTTGGTACTTTGTTGCATAGTGGTATCTCGATGCAAGAGTCACTCGATTTGTTGCAACGCCAAAACTATCATAAAACGATTCAGTTTATGGCGCGAATGTCTCACGAAGAATTGATGATGGGCCAAAGTTTTTCTAGGTCACTCGAACATGTTGCGTTTGTCTCTAAAGACATGCCAGCTTTTGTGCAACACGGGGAAATGACAGGGTATTTAGGCAAAGAGCTCATTCTGTATAGTGAAGTATTAATGGAGCAAATTGAACAGCAAACGCAGCAATTGCTTCGCATTATCCAACCCAGCTTTTTTATCATCATTGCCATTTGCATTATCGGTGCTTATTTAGCGATTTTAATGCCGATGTATAACTTGGTCCATACCATTTGA
- the comGC gene encoding competence type IV pilus major pilin ComGC codes for MRLLKNQRGFTLIEMLIVMLIITVLIAIAIPNVTKQSSAVEEKGCKAFVQMVQGQVESYRMDFKALPTIENLTTEGYLKTGETNCPNGDTVTISPTGVVSSAKP; via the coding sequence ATGCGCTTATTAAAAAATCAAAGAGGATTTACATTAATCGAAATGCTAATTGTTATGTTAATTATTACTGTGTTAATTGCGATTGCCATACCGAATGTGACAAAGCAATCTTCTGCGGTTGAAGAAAAAGGATGTAAAGCATTTGTTCAAATGGTTCAAGGGCAAGTCGAGTCCTACCGGATGGATTTTAAAGCTCTACCTACAATTGAAAATCTTACAACTGAAGGTTATTTAAAGACAGGTGAAACAAACTGTCCAAATGGGGATACAGTGACCATTTCGCCTACCGGAGTCGTTAGTTCTGCTAAACCTTAA
- the comGD gene encoding competence type IV pilus minor pilin ComGD, translating to MLNLNEKGFTLLEMLLVLVVLVTISAISISGSRSFTVQKEEQRFFEVLQQDIYFAQSQSYSLKKAAKVVFRESKGTYEVFTDLQSVAVSRKLPQSIQLKKTSNLTGIYFNENGTVVQSGTLRFSTSSGEKTLVVHLGGGRVVFSE from the coding sequence CTGCTAAACCTTAACGAAAAAGGATTTACTTTGTTGGAAATGTTACTAGTACTGGTTGTACTAGTAACAATTTCCGCCATTTCAATCTCAGGCTCTCGTTCTTTCACGGTACAAAAAGAAGAGCAACGCTTTTTTGAAGTTCTTCAGCAAGATATTTATTTTGCACAAAGTCAAAGCTACTCGTTAAAAAAGGCTGCAAAAGTAGTGTTTCGAGAAAGTAAAGGAACCTACGAAGTCTTTACAGATCTTCAATCAGTAGCTGTTTCTCGTAAACTGCCGCAATCGATTCAATTGAAAAAAACGAGTAACTTAACTGGAATTTATTTTAATGAGAACGGGACTGTTGTCCAGTCGGGTACTCTCCGGTTTTCGACATCAAGTGGCGAAAAAACCTTAGTTGTGCACCTCGGCGGAGGGAGAGTGGTGTTTTCTGAATGA
- the comGF gene encoding competence type IV pilus minor pilin ComGF — translation MHRLRRLDEKGFSFLTSIFDLMVLMMLLPLIVVFFSFAIQFNQDVDPHRAEWQLFVIDLQSYLHRSDSIEVINGGSGIRIVQRGEEFDIELYANMMRKQKSQKGHEVMLTRVSQCSFSLDGNKVKIRTKFSTGNLEEAEYVFTKPSG, via the coding sequence ATGCATCGACTAAGACGGCTAGATGAAAAAGGTTTTTCTTTTTTAACATCAATTTTTGATTTGATGGTGTTGATGATGTTACTGCCTTTAATTGTCGTGTTTTTTAGTTTTGCGATTCAATTTAACCAAGACGTAGATCCGCACCGGGCAGAGTGGCAATTATTCGTCATCGATTTACAGAGTTACTTACACCGCAGTGACTCGATCGAAGTTATTAATGGAGGAAGCGGGATTCGGATTGTTCAACGAGGAGAAGAATTTGATATTGAACTATATGCAAATATGATGCGCAAGCAAAAAAGCCAGAAAGGACATGAAGTGATGTTAACTCGTGTAAGTCAGTGTAGTTTTTCGTTAGATGGCAACAAAGTGAAAATCAGAACCAAATTTTCTACAGGTAATTTAGAAGAGGCCGAGTATGTTTTTACGAAACCATCTGGATGA
- a CDS encoding shikimate kinase, with the protein MNRIYLIGFMGCGKSAVGRRLSFLLKLPFYDMDKEIVRQTGKTIPEIFEQHGEKYFRDLETQFLQNFKNDYCIISTGGGATMRKENQKIMRNTGLVMFLDAPFREIWRRIHRDPNRPIVRQSTREEIEALHKARYRGYKQTAHITIRTEFRTLRQITQYAAFQVNRLKSERFDLN; encoded by the coding sequence ATGAACAGAATATATTTGATCGGATTCATGGGCTGCGGAAAAAGCGCGGTCGGCAGAAGGTTAAGCTTTCTACTGAAACTGCCCTTCTATGACATGGACAAAGAAATTGTTCGTCAGACAGGGAAGACGATTCCTGAAATTTTTGAGCAGCATGGCGAAAAATATTTTAGAGATCTAGAAACGCAGTTTTTGCAAAATTTTAAAAATGATTATTGCATCATCTCCACAGGCGGTGGTGCTACCATGCGGAAAGAAAATCAGAAAATCATGAGAAATACCGGATTGGTGATGTTTTTAGATGCGCCTTTCCGCGAAATTTGGCGACGGATTCACCGGGATCCCAATCGTCCAATAGTCCGTCAATCGACTCGTGAAGAAATTGAAGCGTTGCATAAAGCACGCTACCGGGGTTATAAACAAACTGCCCATATTACGATTCGTACTGAATTCCGTACTTTACGGCAAATTACACAATATGCGGCGTTTCAAGTGAATCGTCTAAAAAGCGAACGTTTCGATTTAAATTAA
- the gcvT gene encoding glycine cleavage system aminomethyltransferase GcvT, translated as MAQLKRTPLFETYSKYGGKTIDFGGWELPVQFSSIKEEHEAVRTKAGLFDVSHMGEIFVTGADSLNYLQHLVTNDVSKIQDGQAQYTAMCYEDGGTVDDLLVYKIADEHYLLVVNASNIEKDFGWMEKAITGDVSLDNASERYGLLALQGPLSEQVLQRLTEEDLATIKPFRFKNDVEVAGQKVILSRTGYTGESGFEIYAAPESLVTLWEKILSEGEPEGILPVGLGARDTLRFEACLALYGQELSKDITPLEAGINFVVKLKKEQDFFGKKALATQKEEGVPRKLVGIEMIDKGIPRHGYPVYAGDQKVGEVTTGTQSPTLKKNIGLALVSSEYAELGIELEVEIRNKRLKAKTVETPFYKRSN; from the coding sequence TTGGCACAGTTAAAGCGTACACCTCTTTTTGAAACCTATTCAAAATATGGTGGCAAAACAATTGATTTTGGTGGTTGGGAACTGCCTGTACAATTTTCAAGCATTAAAGAAGAACATGAAGCGGTCAGAACAAAAGCAGGACTTTTTGATGTATCTCATATGGGTGAAATTTTTGTCACAGGAGCAGACAGTTTAAACTATCTCCAACACCTCGTCACAAATGATGTGTCCAAAATTCAAGATGGCCAAGCGCAATATACAGCGATGTGCTATGAAGATGGCGGCACTGTAGATGATCTTTTAGTTTATAAAATAGCAGATGAGCATTATTTGCTTGTAGTGAATGCATCCAATATCGAAAAAGATTTTGGGTGGATGGAAAAAGCAATAACTGGTGATGTCTCATTAGACAATGCATCTGAACGCTATGGCTTGTTGGCATTACAAGGTCCATTGTCTGAACAAGTGCTTCAGCGCTTAACAGAAGAAGACCTTGCAACGATTAAACCTTTCCGTTTTAAAAACGACGTAGAAGTAGCTGGACAAAAAGTAATCTTATCGCGTACAGGTTACACGGGGGAAAGTGGCTTTGAAATTTACGCTGCACCTGAATCGTTAGTTACCTTATGGGAGAAAATTCTATCCGAAGGTGAGCCTGAAGGTATCTTGCCGGTAGGACTTGGAGCGCGTGATACATTACGCTTTGAAGCTTGTCTTGCTTTATACGGTCAAGAATTGTCAAAAGACATCACACCGCTTGAAGCGGGGATCAATTTTGTTGTGAAGTTAAAAAAAGAACAAGACTTTTTCGGCAAAAAAGCGTTAGCTACTCAAAAAGAAGAAGGCGTACCGCGCAAATTAGTAGGCATTGAAATGATCGACAAAGGCATACCGCGTCATGGCTATCCTGTTTATGCAGGAGACCAAAAAGTTGGGGAAGTAACAACAGGTACGCAATCGCCAACGCTCAAGAAAAATATCGGGTTGGCGTTAGTTTCAAGTGAATATGCGGAACTCGGAATTGAATTGGAAGTTGAAATTCGCAACAAACGATTAAAAGCGAAAACAGTCGAAACACCATTTTATAAACGATCCAACTAA